A single genomic interval of uncultured Desulfobacter sp. harbors:
- the tyrA gene encoding bifunctional chorismate mutase/prephenate dehydrogenase translates to MTKDNSSFAQQIKPLRDEIDAIDAQIISLLSQRREQVDKIVAVKKEHKVPIYHPAREEDVISRLRGKALDMDVDPDLVENLYRTIMHQSRKSQTRVSKTSLIRPQARILIVGGAGEMGRLFVRFFTETGYQVDILDKNDWDRSQALCKNADLVIVSVPINVTVKVIDDIAPLMRPDAVLTDLTSVKKRPLEAMCRAHKGPVLGLHPLFGPTTNNLDKQIIAACPGQDDDACQWVIDQLVAWGAVVVETSAREHDQVMEIVQALRHFATFSFGSFLYRQGIPIKRTLEFSSPIYRLELGMVGRLFAQDPDLYAEIIFATPERRQLLKTFVQSLTQFLDMLESGDKEAFIKEFNEIAEWFGPFGHQALRESTYFINKLIERF, encoded by the coding sequence ATGACCAAAGACAACTCCTCTTTTGCACAGCAAATCAAACCCCTTCGGGATGAAATTGATGCCATTGATGCCCAAATTATCTCCTTATTAAGCCAACGCCGGGAACAGGTGGACAAAATCGTGGCGGTAAAAAAAGAGCACAAGGTGCCTATTTACCATCCGGCCCGGGAGGAAGACGTGATATCCCGCCTGCGGGGAAAAGCCTTGGACATGGATGTGGACCCTGATTTGGTGGAAAATCTTTATCGAACCATCATGCACCAATCCAGGAAAAGTCAAACCCGTGTGTCCAAAACCAGTTTAATCCGGCCCCAGGCAAGGATACTTATTGTAGGCGGTGCCGGAGAGATGGGCCGCTTGTTTGTTCGATTTTTCACCGAAACCGGATATCAGGTGGATATCCTGGATAAAAATGACTGGGACCGGTCCCAGGCCTTATGTAAAAATGCAGACCTTGTCATTGTCAGTGTGCCTATTAACGTTACAGTTAAGGTCATTGACGATATAGCCCCCTTAATGCGGCCGGATGCGGTGCTCACGGATCTGACTTCGGTCAAGAAGCGCCCCCTTGAAGCCATGTGCCGGGCACACAAGGGGCCTGTACTGGGCCTGCACCCCCTTTTCGGACCCACCACAAACAACCTGGACAAGCAGATCATCGCGGCATGTCCCGGACAAGATGATGATGCCTGCCAGTGGGTTATTGACCAGCTGGTTGCCTGGGGTGCGGTGGTTGTTGAAACAAGTGCCCGGGAACACGACCAGGTCATGGAAATTGTCCAGGCCCTTCGGCATTTTGCCACGTTCAGTTTCGGCAGTTTTCTTTACCGCCAGGGAATACCCATTAAACGCACCCTTGAATTCTCAAGTCCGATCTACCGCCTGGAACTGGGTATGGTGGGCAGGCTTTTCGCCCAGGACCCTGATCTATACGCTGAAATCATCTTTGCCACACCCGAACGGCGCCAACTTTTAAAAACATTTGTTCAGTCCTTGACCCAGTTCCTGGATATGCTTGAATCCGGCGATAAGGAAGCGTTTATTAAAGAATTTAACGAAATTGCTGAATGGTTCGGACCTTTCGGTCACCAGGCCCTGCGTGAAAGCACCTATTTTATCAACAAACTGATTGAACGGTTCTAA
- a CDS encoding DMT family transporter: protein MFNDMMPQMDRKSILGYLAVFASAFCFYMSTVVIKWSAMAGLHIRTSMFTLARFGFGFIIICIVISLGRHKIRVVKKRFLVGRALLNTLAVFCFFKGVAQSSVAQANILNMTFPLFIALFSWFLFKSQRDFGTVVIVLVAFAGVFMILMPADTHFSLGALWGLASGFIAAFAIIILNMARQDHDTLTILFFMFGLGGIVVFCLFFHEMQLPNRHELVYLFWCSAIAIAGQVLLTQGFKYVTAIEGGIIASTRIFLAAILGPFLVMDPALSFAGWVGAFLIFAGNVLLTVKKVRKFSGRSCKPS from the coding sequence ATGTTTAACGATATGATGCCCCAGATGGATAGAAAGTCAATTTTAGGGTACCTGGCTGTATTTGCATCAGCCTTTTGTTTTTATATGTCCACCGTGGTGATCAAGTGGTCGGCCATGGCCGGGCTTCATATCCGTACATCCATGTTTACCCTGGCCCGGTTCGGCTTTGGATTTATCATTATCTGTATTGTCATTTCCCTGGGCAGGCATAAAATCAGGGTGGTTAAAAAAAGATTTCTTGTGGGCAGGGCGTTGCTCAACACCCTGGCCGTCTTCTGTTTTTTCAAGGGCGTGGCTCAGTCCAGCGTGGCCCAGGCCAATATTTTGAATATGACCTTTCCGTTGTTTATTGCCCTGTTTTCATGGTTTTTGTTTAAGTCCCAAAGGGATTTTGGGACCGTTGTGATTGTTCTGGTGGCGTTTGCCGGGGTCTTTATGATTTTAATGCCGGCAGACACACATTTTTCCCTGGGCGCTTTGTGGGGGCTGGCTTCGGGCTTCATTGCGGCGTTTGCCATAATTATATTGAACATGGCCCGGCAGGACCACGATACCCTGACCATTCTGTTTTTTATGTTCGGTCTTGGGGGCATTGTTGTGTTTTGTCTTTTTTTTCATGAAATGCAACTGCCCAATCGACATGAACTGGTATATCTTTTCTGGTGTTCGGCCATTGCCATTGCCGGCCAGGTTCTGTTGACCCAAGGATTTAAATACGTCACTGCCATTGAAGGGGGCATCATTGCCTCAACCCGGATTTTTCTGGCGGCGATCCTGGGGCCATTCCTTGTTATGGATCCCGCACTTTCCTTTGCAGGATGGGTTGGGGCGTTTCTTATTTTTGCAGGGAATGTGCTTTTGACCGTTAAAAAAGTGCGTAAATTTTCTGGCCGCTCCTGTAAACCGTCTTGA
- a CDS encoding MBL fold metallo-hydrolase, which produces MQTRYIPEDRFPMQVSHSVQVIGNYYFNLMLITGKEKTLLFEAGVSGMVDQVIRQLDMLEISPDIIVVSHPHADHVTGLPGLADRFKNARIIAGSGAKKFMAHPKAAVALIAEDRFISRRLGEEGLAPGRPSLDAAPDINRIEEISCPARLDLGGGIYFDLLPAKGHSPGALMGLAVPDQVLCCADALGFHYPGRGFWPLFFTGAAAYLETIKQIKAVTPDVICPAHQGPIMADNVSSALETAESRALEIIKIIKTTSLNDEELAKELFKMSYKDELCLYTKENITNCAGLLVQRAKEFH; this is translated from the coding sequence ATGCAAACCCGGTACATACCCGAAGACCGGTTTCCCATGCAGGTGAGCCACTCAGTCCAAGTGATCGGCAACTACTATTTTAATCTGATGCTGATCACAGGGAAAGAAAAGACCCTGCTGTTTGAAGCCGGTGTTTCAGGTATGGTGGATCAAGTTATCCGGCAACTGGATATGCTTGAAATTTCCCCGGACATTATAGTGGTCAGCCATCCCCATGCCGATCATGTAACAGGGCTTCCCGGATTGGCTGACCGATTTAAAAATGCCCGGATCATTGCAGGAAGCGGGGCCAAAAAGTTCATGGCCCATCCCAAGGCAGCGGTGGCCCTGATCGCCGAGGACCGTTTTATATCCCGGCGCCTCGGCGAAGAAGGATTAGCGCCGGGGCGCCCCAGCCTTGATGCCGCACCGGATATCAATCGCATTGAAGAGATTTCCTGCCCTGCCCGCCTGGATCTGGGTGGCGGTATATATTTCGATCTGCTGCCGGCAAAGGGCCATTCCCCGGGGGCACTGATGGGGCTTGCCGTGCCGGACCAAGTGTTGTGCTGTGCCGATGCATTGGGGTTCCATTATCCCGGCCGGGGCTTCTGGCCCCTGTTTTTCACAGGCGCGGCAGCCTACCTTGAGACCATTAAACAGATCAAGGCCGTGACCCCTGACGTCATCTGTCCGGCTCACCAGGGCCCTATCATGGCCGACAACGTGTCTTCAGCCCTGGAAACAGCTGAATCCAGGGCACTTGAAATCATAAAAATAATAAAAACCACGTCCCTCAATGACGAGGAACTGGCCAAAGAACTATTCAAAATGTCATATAAAGACGAATTGTGCCTATACACAAAAGAAAATATAACAAATTGTGCCGGGCTGCTGGTTCAACGGGCCAAGGAATTTCATTAG
- a CDS encoding NAD(P)/FAD-dependent oxidoreductase — protein MLKLGEKGAILQNDNKTYAIAPHIPCGVVTPELLRKIADVSEKYNAKALKLTGATRIAIVGLQEEDIDSAWQDLGLEKGAAVGMCIRSVRACPGTTFCKLGKQDALGVGMEMDKQYHAMELPGKFKIAVSGCKLSCSESWVRDLGLIGEANGWVIVIGGNVGMSPRIAQKVAEGLSTEQAMEACNRIVEYYKENAKKGERLGKMIDRIGLEPFEQAIQG, from the coding sequence ATGCTTAAACTTGGTGAAAAGGGAGCCATTCTCCAGAATGACAACAAGACCTATGCCATTGCCCCTCACATTCCCTGCGGGGTTGTTACGCCGGAACTGCTCAGGAAAATTGCTGATGTGTCGGAAAAATACAATGCCAAAGCGCTCAAACTTACAGGGGCCACCCGTATTGCCATTGTAGGACTCCAGGAAGAGGATATCGATTCGGCATGGCAGGACCTGGGGCTTGAAAAGGGTGCTGCTGTAGGCATGTGTATCCGCTCGGTGCGCGCCTGTCCGGGCACCACCTTCTGCAAGCTCGGCAAACAGGATGCTCTGGGCGTAGGCATGGAAATGGACAAACAATACCATGCCATGGAACTGCCGGGTAAATTTAAAATAGCCGTATCAGGGTGCAAGCTGTCCTGCTCCGAATCCTGGGTCAGGGACCTCGGGCTTATAGGAGAAGCCAACGGCTGGGTTATTGTCATTGGCGGCAACGTGGGTATGAGTCCCAGGATTGCCCAAAAAGTGGCTGAAGGACTAAGCACGGAACAGGCCATGGAAGCCTGTAATCGGATTGTTGAATATTACAAAGAAAATGCCAAAAAAGGGGAGCGCCTCGGAAAAATGATTGATCGTATCGGCCTTGAACCCTTTGAACAGGCCATTCAAGGTTAA
- a CDS encoding AbrB/MazE/SpoVT family DNA-binding domain-containing protein: MRARVIKIGNSQGLRIPKPILEQTGITDDVEIEVDKNQIIIRPVRNVRQGWDAAFKDMGKKGDDKLLINDTISNSWDENEWQW, encoded by the coding sequence ATGAGAGCACGTGTAATAAAAATAGGTAATTCGCAGGGACTACGTATTCCGAAGCCTATTTTAGAGCAAACAGGGATCACGGATGATGTAGAAATAGAGGTCGATAAAAATCAAATCATTATACGACCAGTGAGAAATGTTCGACAGGGTTGGGATGCTGCGTTCAAGGATATGGGCAAAAAAGGTGACGACAAACTTCTTATCAATGATACCATTTCAAATTCATGGGACGAAAACGAATGGCAATGGTAG
- a CDS encoding type II toxin-antitoxin system PemK/MazF family toxin, with protein sequence MAMVANRFDVYLVNLDPTVGSEIKKTRPCLVISPDEMNHNIRTVIIAPMTSAQKGYPTHVSCTFRKIKGQVVLDQIRTIDKVRLIKKLGTIDSRAQLDIISVLQKLFAF encoded by the coding sequence ATGGCAATGGTAGCGAACCGTTTTGATGTTTACTTGGTAAACCTTGATCCTACGGTTGGGTCTGAAATTAAAAAAACTAGACCCTGTTTGGTAATTTCGCCGGATGAAATGAATCATAATATACGAACAGTGATTATCGCTCCGATGACTTCTGCCCAGAAGGGCTATCCTACTCATGTTTCATGCACTTTTCGGAAAATAAAGGGGCAAGTCGTATTAGATCAAATTAGAACAATTGATAAGGTGCGGCTTATTAAAAAATTGGGCACGATTGATTCAAGAGCTCAATTGGATATTATATCTGTATTGCAAAAATTATTCGCATTTTAA
- a CDS encoding type II toxin-antitoxin system Phd/YefM family antitoxin — protein MTILSVTEARSNLYRLIDQASSSHEPIIITGKRGNAVLLSEEDWKAIQETMFLLNIPGMRESIREGLSTPVEDCHEDLDW, from the coding sequence ATGACAATATTATCCGTAACAGAAGCCCGTTCCAATCTTTACAGACTCATTGACCAGGCATCATCATCCCACGAACCAATTATTATCACAGGCAAAAGAGGGAATGCGGTGCTTCTTTCCGAAGAAGATTGGAAAGCAATTCAAGAAACTATGTTTTTGTTAAATATTCCTGGAATGCGCGAATCAATTCGGGAAGGACTGTCAACCCCGGTAGAAGATTGCCATGAGGACCTTGACTGGTGA
- a CDS encoding Txe/YoeB family addiction module toxin, whose product MIWKVVFTKQAQKDAKKLSTSGLKSKAEEIIDILKTNTYQNPPSYEKLVGDLSGAYSRRLNIQHRIVYQIINDDKIVKVLRMWTHYE is encoded by the coding sequence GTGATCTGGAAAGTTGTTTTTACAAAACAAGCTCAAAAGGATGCAAAGAAGCTATCAACGTCCGGGTTAAAGTCAAAAGCAGAAGAAATCATAGATATATTAAAAACTAATACATACCAAAATCCACCTTCTTATGAGAAGCTCGTAGGTGATTTGTCTGGTGCATATTCAAGAAGATTAAATATTCAGCATAGAATTGTATACCAAATCATAAATGATGATAAAATTGTTAAAGTCCTTCGTATGTGGACACATTATGAATAA
- a CDS encoding glycosyltransferase N-terminal domain-containing protein — MTKCAFIPNFFKFYNILWGAALPFLKRHPRLAPTFDRRINPIHLQPADIWIQAASAGEAYLAVSIIKALKPERAVTILLTSNTDQGMDILTQALSPKKIPPHISLCIDIFPFDSPKAMNKAVQQVNPAVMVLLETELWPAHLYALKKNHTTVLLINGRLSRKSSRNYRLTKAFWRSFAPERILAISAKDAKRFSQIFPHTRVDTMDNIKFDRMTVQNTTGKASALAAIVPRELPLSIFASFRRQEETQIIDMIKTLLEKVPNQIIALFPRHMHRISPFLKKLNTNGLKVYKGSQISSVLTGPAIILWDKFGDLHQAYSHAKVVFVGGSLAPLGGQNFMEPAGLGIPTIIGPHWQDFAWVGKEIFNTGAVTRCKNRQHAVKTMCKHLVKSGDQKTRIDAVNHYISQKQGGAQTAADTIWASWVANHE; from the coding sequence ATGACAAAGTGTGCTTTTATACCCAATTTTTTTAAATTTTACAATATCCTGTGGGGTGCGGCTCTGCCTTTTTTAAAACGGCACCCAAGACTTGCCCCGACCTTTGACAGGCGCATAAATCCGATTCACCTTCAACCGGCAGATATCTGGATACAGGCAGCATCGGCCGGGGAGGCTTACCTTGCCGTATCCATCATAAAGGCCCTTAAGCCGGAAAGGGCGGTCACCATACTGCTGACCTCAAACACGGATCAGGGAATGGACATTCTGACACAAGCGCTGTCACCCAAAAAAATTCCACCCCATATCAGCCTGTGCATTGATATATTCCCCTTTGACAGCCCAAAAGCCATGAACAAAGCAGTGCAACAGGTTAATCCTGCCGTCATGGTTTTGCTGGAGACCGAACTGTGGCCGGCCCATCTTTATGCGTTAAAAAAAAATCATACCACCGTATTGCTCATCAACGGCAGATTATCCCGGAAAAGCAGCCGGAATTACAGACTCACCAAAGCGTTCTGGCGATCTTTTGCCCCGGAGCGTATCCTGGCGATCTCTGCCAAAGACGCCAAAAGATTTTCTCAGATATTTCCCCACACCCGTGTTGATACCATGGACAACATCAAATTTGACCGTATGACGGTTCAGAACACGACCGGTAAAGCGTCGGCCTTAGCTGCAATTGTACCCCGGGAACTGCCCTTGTCTATTTTTGCCTCCTTCCGCCGTCAGGAAGAAACGCAGATCATTGACATGATAAAAACCTTATTGGAAAAGGTGCCGAACCAGATTATTGCCCTGTTCCCCAGACATATGCACCGAATATCTCCATTTTTAAAAAAATTAAATACAAACGGCCTCAAAGTTTACAAAGGATCACAGATATCATCCGTTCTAACCGGCCCTGCCATTATTCTGTGGGACAAATTTGGAGATCTCCACCAGGCTTACAGCCATGCCAAGGTGGTGTTTGTGGGCGGAAGTCTTGCGCCCTTAGGAGGTCAAAATTTCATGGAACCTGCAGGCTTAGGCATTCCCACAATAATCGGCCCCCATTGGCAGGATTTTGCCTGGGTGGGAAAAGAAATTTTCAATACGGGTGCCGTAACCCGCTGTAAAAACCGGCAGCATGCGGTTAAAACCATGTGCAAACACCTGGTAAAATCCGGAGACCAAAAAACCCGTATTGATGCGGTGAATCATTATATTTCACAAAAACAAGGGGGAGCACAGACCGCTGCAGACACCATTTGGGCGTCGTGGGTGGCAAATCATGAATAA
- a CDS encoding ABC transporter transmembrane domain-containing protein produces the protein MKSKKARLSKERRQKIIRMVFVHWKRIALAALCMVVVAGANGTMALLVKPVLDDIFIAKDSTKLLLIPGLAVLVFFLKGAGSYGSEYLMNYVGQRIIRDFRDSLYEKIMNLPIAYIHKEKTGALMSRITNDVNIIKGMVSTSVISLFRDSFSVVAFLFVIFYRDWQLALGAFIVLPVAFYPIVLFGKRIRKFSTGSQETMADLNAFLHETFSGAKIVKIFNLESFETARFKEKTRELFRLEMKKVMTRALSSPVMEFLGGLGIAFVLWFGGMRVVNGTSTPGVFFSFLTAVMMLYDPVKKLSKLNNTIQEGVAAASRVFDVLETQNDVVDKPDARPLKASSCDVVFENVSFAYGPEETLALKNISLKAAPGETLALVGMSGGGKTSLVNLIPRLYDVAEGGVFVGGHDVRDLTIASLRDHISIVTQEPILFNETVRDNIRYGKMDADDATLEAAAKAAFAHDFICGFPKGYDTVIGELGSRLSGGEKQRLCIARALLKNAPVLILDEATSALDSQAEKVVQKALENLMEGRTSFVIAHRLSTIDYASRIIVLKNGTIVEQGVHDDLMAAKGFYYRLQSMQTSKN, from the coding sequence ATGAAATCAAAAAAAGCCAGATTGTCTAAAGAACGCAGGCAAAAAATTATTCGGATGGTGTTTGTACACTGGAAAAGAATTGCCTTGGCCGCCTTATGTATGGTGGTGGTGGCAGGTGCCAACGGTACCATGGCCCTGCTGGTTAAACCTGTTCTTGATGATATTTTTATTGCCAAAGACAGTACCAAGTTATTGCTCATCCCCGGCCTTGCCGTCCTGGTATTTTTCCTAAAAGGTGCTGGTTCATACGGATCGGAATATTTGATGAATTATGTGGGACAGCGTATTATCCGCGATTTCAGGGACAGCCTTTATGAAAAGATCATGAACCTGCCCATTGCCTATATCCACAAAGAAAAAACCGGGGCGCTCATGTCCCGGATCACCAATGATGTCAATATTATCAAAGGCATGGTGTCCACTTCGGTTATCAGTCTGTTTCGCGATTCTTTTTCTGTTGTGGCGTTTTTGTTTGTTATTTTCTACCGGGACTGGCAACTTGCATTAGGTGCCTTTATTGTCCTGCCGGTTGCCTTTTATCCCATAGTCCTATTCGGTAAAAGAATCCGTAAATTTTCCACAGGATCCCAGGAAACCATGGCAGATCTTAACGCCTTTTTGCATGAGACTTTTTCCGGGGCAAAGATTGTTAAAATATTCAATCTTGAGTCTTTTGAAACGGCCAGATTCAAGGAAAAAACCAGAGAGCTGTTTCGTTTAGAAATGAAAAAGGTGATGACACGGGCATTGTCTTCCCCGGTTATGGAATTTTTAGGTGGGTTAGGCATTGCTTTTGTTCTTTGGTTTGGCGGGATGCGGGTGGTCAACGGCACGTCCACACCCGGTGTGTTTTTCTCTTTTTTGACTGCTGTGATGATGCTGTATGACCCGGTGAAAAAATTGTCCAAGCTGAACAATACCATCCAGGAGGGCGTGGCGGCCGCATCCAGGGTTTTTGATGTGCTGGAAACCCAAAATGATGTGGTGGACAAACCCGATGCCCGGCCACTTAAGGCGTCATCCTGTGATGTGGTTTTTGAAAACGTTTCTTTTGCCTACGGCCCTGAAGAAACTTTAGCTTTAAAGAACATCAGTCTTAAGGCCGCCCCCGGTGAGACCCTGGCGTTAGTCGGCATGAGCGGCGGCGGAAAAACCAGCCTGGTGAACCTGATTCCAAGACTTTATGATGTGGCCGAGGGCGGTGTTTTTGTTGGCGGACACGATGTCCGGGACCTGACAATTGCGTCCCTTCGGGACCATATTTCCATTGTGACCCAGGAACCTATTTTATTCAACGAGACCGTGCGGGACAATATCCGGTATGGAAAAATGGATGCCGATGATGCCACGCTTGAAGCGGCAGCTAAGGCCGCCTTTGCCCATGATTTTATCTGCGGTTTTCCCAAGGGTTATGATACCGTGATCGGAGAGCTTGGTTCCCGTTTGTCCGGGGGGGAAAAACAGCGGCTCTGCATTGCAAGGGCGCTTTTAAAAAATGCACCGGTGCTGATTTTAGACGAGGCAACCTCGGCCCTGGATTCCCAAGCAGAGAAAGTTGTGCAAAAGGCTTTGGAGAATTTGATGGAGGGCCGTACGTCCTTTGTCATTGCTCACAGGCTGTCTACCATAGATTACGCCTCCCGGATTATTGTGCTCAAAAATGGTACCATTGTTGAACAAGGTGTCCATGATGACCTGATGGCTGCAAAAGGCTTTTATTATAGACTGCAGTCCATGCAAACTTCAAAAAATTGA
- a CDS encoding Trm112 family protein — protein MAVSKELLEILVCPKCKGPVELTETEDGLVCNACALKYEIRDDIPIMLIDEAIPVKK, from the coding sequence ATGGCTGTATCAAAAGAACTGCTTGAAATTCTTGTCTGTCCCAAATGCAAAGGTCCGGTGGAATTGACCGAGACTGAGGACGGCCTGGTCTGCAACGCCTGTGCACTTAAGTACGAAATCAGGGATGATATCCCCATTATGCTCATTGACGAGGCGATTCCCGTTAAAAAATGA
- a CDS encoding DUF4416 family protein codes for MSTPKAPAPGKLVMSVFMKDKMVLESVFPRLEAVGGPVDMISPWLDFDFTDYYYREMGEPLFRRLIAFKPLIEQDALASIKLDTNRIEADCLDQDNRTINIDPGYLLSSRFILATGKEYSHRIYIGQKIYADLTLMYTKKGFKTLEWTYPDYASDAVLTFLTQVRQKYLADIRAIKG; via the coding sequence ATGAGTACACCGAAAGCACCGGCACCGGGCAAACTTGTGATGTCGGTTTTCATGAAAGATAAGATGGTCCTGGAATCGGTTTTCCCCCGCCTTGAAGCTGTGGGTGGTCCCGTGGACATGATCTCCCCCTGGCTGGATTTTGATTTTACGGATTATTATTACAGGGAAATGGGGGAACCGTTGTTTCGCAGGCTTATTGCATTCAAACCGCTTATAGAACAGGATGCCCTTGCTTCGATTAAACTTGACACCAACAGGATTGAAGCGGACTGCCTGGACCAGGACAATAGAACCATTAACATTGACCCGGGGTATCTTTTGTCTTCCCGGTTTATTCTGGCCACGGGAAAGGAGTATTCCCACAGGATTTACATCGGACAGAAAATTTATGCTGACCTGACATTAATGTACACCAAAAAAGGCTTTAAAACCCTGGAGTGGACCTACCCGGATTATGCCTCCGATGCTGTACTCACATTCCTAACGCAGGTTAGGCAGAAATATCTTGCGGATATTAGGGCCATAAAAGGATAA
- a CDS encoding YicC/YloC family endoribonuclease: MIKSMTAFAKVSHTLDTLTVDMTVRAYNSRFLDFSIYLPETCQPFEEEIKKIMGQFHARGRIEIRASLEDQSLDQDLFEVDTIKAKAYYNALKTVQETLSLSGDIALETVLGAKQVIVAAKPEVNLELLRSALCDTARNAAQALDHMRKREGENLYQDLTRRILDIEQRMAGVEAQAKTIPEVYKTRLKERLAVLTAEDGDCLDPVRLAQETALLADKSDVSEEIVRVHSHIKMFREVMDENESQGRKLNFLIQEFNREFNTIGSKAGNATLSHAVVDLKSELEKIREQVQNIE, from the coding sequence ATGATAAAAAGCATGACCGCTTTTGCCAAAGTGTCGCACACCCTGGATACCCTGACTGTGGACATGACCGTTCGCGCCTATAATTCCCGTTTTCTTGATTTTTCGATTTATCTGCCCGAAACCTGTCAGCCCTTTGAAGAGGAAATTAAAAAGATTATGGGGCAGTTCCATGCCCGGGGCAGAATAGAGATCCGGGCAAGCCTGGAGGACCAGTCCCTGGACCAGGATTTGTTTGAGGTGGATACTATCAAGGCCAAAGCCTATTATAACGCATTGAAAACGGTTCAGGAGACCCTTTCCCTTTCCGGTGACATTGCCCTGGAAACCGTGCTCGGGGCTAAGCAGGTCATTGTGGCTGCAAAACCTGAAGTCAACCTGGAGCTTCTCCGTTCTGCGCTGTGTGACACGGCCCGTAACGCGGCTCAGGCGCTTGACCACATGCGAAAGCGTGAGGGGGAAAATTTGTATCAGGATTTAACCCGTCGTATTTTAGACATTGAACAGCGCATGGCAGGTGTTGAAGCACAGGCCAAAACCATACCGGAAGTTTACAAGACCCGGCTTAAGGAACGCCTGGCCGTGCTGACTGCCGAGGACGGGGATTGTCTTGATCCGGTCCGTCTGGCCCAGGAAACCGCGCTGCTTGCGGATAAAAGTGATGTATCCGAGGAGATTGTCCGGGTGCACAGCCACATTAAAATGTTCCGGGAGGTCATGGATGAAAATGAGTCCCAGGGCAGAAAGCTCAATTTTTTGATTCAGGAGTTTAACCGGGAATTTAACACCATTGGTTCCAAAGCCGGTAATGCAACCCTGTCTCATGCTGTGGTAGACCTGAAATCCGAGCTGGAAAAGATTCGTGAGCAGGTGCAGAATATCGAATAG
- a CDS encoding DUF370 domain-containing protein, giving the protein MEKPLLGVGFGNTVVADRVVAILTPISSPMKRIKDQAKEDRRLIDVTHGRKTRAIIVTDSNHVILSAIQADTISARFEALIQNPGAPQEEE; this is encoded by the coding sequence ATGGAAAAGCCACTTTTGGGCGTTGGTTTTGGCAATACCGTGGTGGCAGACCGGGTGGTGGCGATTTTAACCCCGATCTCGTCGCCCATGAAGCGGATCAAGGATCAAGCCAAGGAGGATCGGCGCCTCATTGACGTGACCCATGGCAGAAAAACCAGGGCCATCATTGTGACAGACTCCAACCACGTGATTCTGTCCGCGATTCAGGCGGATACCATTTCCGCACGCTTTGAGGCCTTGATCCAAAACCCCGGGGCACCCCAGGAGGAGGAATAG
- the gmk gene encoding guanylate kinase produces MAAKLFIVSAPSGAGKTTLIKEFLKRFDNLVYSISHTTRSPRQGEVHGKDYFFTDKAQFMKMVESGQMLEWAQVHGNCYGTSRFFVQEQLAAGQSVLLDIDVQGGRQIMDFDLDYVSIFIMPPSLEVLEQRLRGRGTDAEEVIRTRLENAKGEIAQKSVYTHVVVNDVLDEAVAEFIAIVEQETAN; encoded by the coding sequence ATGGCGGCAAAACTTTTCATTGTTTCAGCACCCTCAGGTGCCGGCAAGACAACGCTAATTAAAGAATTTTTGAAGCGGTTTGACAACCTGGTATATTCCATTTCCCACACCACTCGCAGCCCTCGACAGGGTGAGGTTCACGGAAAAGATTATTTTTTTACGGATAAAGCACAGTTCATGAAAATGGTGGAATCCGGCCAGATGTTGGAATGGGCACAAGTTCACGGAAATTGCTATGGCACCTCCAGATTTTTTGTTCAAGAACAGCTTGCCGCAGGCCAAAGTGTTCTATTGGATATTGATGTCCAGGGGGGGCGTCAAATCATGGATTTTGATCTGGATTATGTTTCCATATTCATCATGCCGCCGTCTTTAGAGGTGCTTGAACAGAGGCTGCGGGGCAGGGGAACCGATGCCGAAGAGGTGATCCGTACGCGCTTGGAAAATGCAAAAGGAGAAATTGCTCAGAAATCCGTGTATACCCATGTGGTGGTCAATGATGTGCTGGATGAGGCGGTTGCCGAATTCATTGCCATTGTTGAACAGGAGACTGCGAACTGA